The following coding sequences are from one Epinephelus moara isolate mb chromosome 7, YSFRI_EMoa_1.0, whole genome shotgun sequence window:
- the il17d gene encoding interleukin-17D encodes MPQRIRVLLLLLHLAVVVVLLGGSAGAARVRKKATRTRPCLDLPEEILEQMFGRLSVGVMSAFHHALQLEPQDKLNLTCPTVARSPTDSKTRLPVNLLSISPWAYRISYDPSRYPRYIPEAYCLCKGCLIGQYGAESNQYRSTPVYAPSVILKRAGSCAGGRFSYTEVYVSIAVGCTCVPLLEKERDGQNSNQSLERVEPKARRLVKSRKRV; translated from the exons ATGCCGCAGCGGATCCgcgtcctgctgctgctgctgcacctggctgtggtggtggtgctgctgggCGGGTCGGCCGGAGCGGCCCGGGTGCGGAAGAAGGCCACCAGGACCCGGCCGTGCCTGGACCTGCCGGAGGAGATCCTGGAGCAGATGTTCGGGCGGCTCTCGGTGGGAGTGATGAGCGCCTTCCACCACGCGCTGCAGCTGGAGCCGCAGGACAAACTCAACCTGACGTGCCCGACCGTCGCTCGGTCCCCGACCGACAGCAAGACCCGCCTCCCGGTCAACCTGCTCAGCATCTCCCCCTGGGCCTACAG GATCTCCTACGACCCCTCCAGGTACCCTCGCTACATCCCTGAGGCGTACTGCCTGTGTAAAGGCTGCCTCATCGGCCAATACGGTGCGGAGAGCAACCAGTACCGCAGCACCCCGGTCTACGCTCCCTCTGTCATCCTGAAGAGAGCAGGCTCCTGCGCCGGCGGCCGCTTCTCCTACACCGAGGTGTACGTCTCCATCGCTGTGGGATGCACCTGTGTGCCTCTgctggagaaggagagggacgGCCAGAACAGCAACCAGAGTCTGGAGAGAGTGGAGCCCAAAGCCAGACGGCTGGTGAAATCAAGGAAGAGAGTATGA